In Shewanella psychrotolerans, the genomic stretch ATTTACCTAAGGACATCTGTATCGATAGCGGTAAAAGCTGAGTGAGCCGCATCACTCCGACACCAAACCAGATCAGCCAATATTTAGGGTGGAAAAATTGTGAGGAGAATTGTGCTTTATCGACCACGGACATCTCAGAGTTATTAATGAAAATTACCGCTTATTCTAACTCAAAAAATGCGTAAAATTAGGTATAATCATGGATTAATTTTAAAAAAGATAACCGCAATATGAAGATTTCTCTGCCAGCATTTGAAAAAGCCAAAGTTCTCGTAGTCGGTGACGTGATGTTAGATCGTTATTGGACAGGGGCTACTGGCCGTATATCGCCTGAAGCACCAGTGCCGGTGGTGCGGGTTAATCAGGTTGAGGATAGACCCGGTGGTGCGGCTAACGTCGCCTTGAATATTGCGGCTTTAGGTGGCCAAGTTCATTTAGCGGGTATTGTCGGTGAAGATGAAACCGCGGACGCATTAACTCAAGGAGTGAAAACTCTGGGGGTTGAGCCCAAATGGCACCGTGTGGCAGACAAACCGACGATCACTAAACTTAGGGTGATGTCACGAAATCAACAGTTATTGCGTTTAGATTTCGAGGAGCCTTATGCTGCTTCCCACAGCCAAGCGCTGCTAAAACAAGCCGAGTCAGAACTTGAAAATGTTGCGGTAGTGGTGCTTTCCGACTATGCCAAAGGCGCTATCGATAATCCACAAGCTTTTATCGCGTTAGCGAGAGCGAAAGGGGTCAAGGTACTTGTCGATCCCAAAGGCAGTGACTTTTCACGTTATCGTGGCGCGAGTTTACTGACACCTAATATGGCTGAATTTGAACAAGTTGCTGGCAGCGTAACCAGTGAAGCCGATCTTGTGGAAAAAGCTCAAGCACTGTTAGCCGAATATGATTTAGACGCTATGTTAGTTACGCGTTCGGAGAAAGGAATGACGCTGATCAGTCGTTTAGCGCCTGAGTTACATATTCCGACCGTTGCCCGTGAAGTATATGATGTCACGGGGGCGGGCGATACGGTTATCTCTGCGTTAGCGACGGCCTTGGCTGCGGGAAGTGACTTGCCACAAGCCTGTGCCATAGGCAATACGGCAGCCGGTATCGTTGTAGGCAAGCTCGGCACCTCGACTGTTAGCCGAATTGAGTTGATTGCCGCATTGAATCTAAGTCATGGCGAAACTGGCTTTGGTGTCCTCAGTGAAGAACAGCTAGTCTACGCGCTTGAAGAGGCCAAACTTCGCGGTGAGCGTGTGGTGATGACCAATGGTTGCTTTGATATTTTGCACGCAGGACATGTCAGCTATCTTCAGCAAGCTAAGGCTTTAGGCGAGCGTTTAATTGTGGCGGTCAATGATGATAACTCGGTTAAACGTCTTAAAGGCGATGGTCGTCCGGTAAATACTTTAAATAGACGCATGGCGGTGCTCGCAGGACTCGCTTCGGTTGACTGGGTGGTTTCATTTAGTGAAGACACGCCGCAGCGTATTATCGCCAAGTTATTACCCAATATGCTGGTTAAGGGCGGTGACTATAAGGTTGAAGATATTGCCGGTGGTAAAGAGGTTATCGAGGCGGGTGGCAGCGTTGAAGTGTTAGGCTTTGAAGATGGCGTATCAACTACGGCCATTATTGAAAATATTATGGCTAAGCAGTGATAACCGAGGCGTTGCTGCTTGCCTCTGCTTGGTTTTGGGCGCCTATGCCCCAAGGCCAAGCTTTGGTGTGTCAGTCGCCTCAATTAACAATATGTTTAGCGCAGCTGCCAGCTGATGCTCGGCAGCAACTGCCTCAAGATCCTAATGTGTTACTGCAAGAAATGGGTCATAGAGGCGCGATGGCTAGACCCATTCGGCATCAGTCTATTACTGGGGTAATACTGCTCGCTACTGATAACATTCCTCGTGCCTCTTCGGCGCTTTTGAATGGGCAGGTGTACAGTTTAACCTTGCAACATGCGGTTCAGTTGACTCTGTTACATGAGTTAGGTCATCTGGCTATCGCTTCATCCCACTCTATTTACTTGAACAATCATCGGCTATCAGGATATCAACATGAATGGCTTGCCGATATTTATCTACTCTGGTCGTTAGCAAAGAACAATCAACCGAATGATTTGGCATGGCAACAATATCATCGTCGTAATCTCGCTGTGTTTGCAAGTACGTCTGCGATGTCTCATTGGACGACGCCTATGCTTGGCCAGTTGATGCAGATATATAGTTGGCAGCAGTTGGCTGAGTTTGAGGGGTTCGATGCATTGATCGATGATCTTTATCCTAGGCTTAGCCAATATGATCAAGATGAACTTAATGAGTTTTCGAGTTTAATTCAGCGGGTATTTGGCTCAGGAGTGATGCACAGCTTACCCCATTATATGTTTTGGCGTCGCCCTGAAATGGGACGCTATATTCGCCCCACGATAGAAACGCTAATGGGCAAGCAAGCTGCCGAGTCTTGGTTAACCCAAAACGCGATGAATGGTGAATGAAGCAAAATGTAAAAAGGAGCCTAGAAGCTCCTTTTCTTGTGACTTATTTTACTTAGGTTACTTTCAGTAACGGGATTCGTTTAGTTACGAATTACTGTTGCCGAGGAGCGCGACGCTCACGCAACACCAAAGTAGGGTTAAAATCGATATCACCATCATCATCTATAGTTGCTAGCAGCTCATCTTGCTTTGCCACCGCAGTGCTAGTGGTTGGGGTTTGCCTAACAAACAGTAACTGATAACCCAGTTTCGCTAATGTGTAAAACGCGAAACGTTGTGCAGTGGTTAATCTATCCCAATGCTCACCTGATTTAGCATGGGCAATTCGTCTATCTTCGAAAGATAGATACATATTATCGATTGCTGATGCGTGCATTTTAGTTGCCTTTTTAGGGTGACCTAATTTAAGTATCGTCGATAATATAATCAGATGTAGAAAATTTATGCAAGTTGTACTATCCCACTTATTGATCATAGTGGTGATATTATGCCAATCAGTTTAAGAAAGTGATCGACTCAGCGTGTTTTTTGGCAACTCATTCAAGGCAATGGGTGACGGAATGCTTGTTTCCTTGTGAGGCCATTCAACGCAGAAGTAGGAAGGTAAAAAATATGCTTAACTGGCGAGTTTTAGCACTTTTGAAGCGGTGTTAACGAGTTTGACTCTAGAACAAGTATGCACTTTACACGTTGTTTTGCCTCATCAGCGCTAAACTTAAGTGCTAAATGGTCGCTGAGCGATCAGATCTTTATACTACGATCAGATCTTTATACTAATTGGTATTAGGGTTATTAAAATAAAAAAGGGAGCAACCTGTGCTCCCTTTTCTGTATGTGCATTGCTGCGTTAAAGTGCTTTTAAAATCGCTTCAACACTGGCTTTTGCATCGCCAAACAACATTTGGGTATTGTCTTTAAAGAACAGCGGATTTTGCACACCGGCATAACCTGTGTTCATTGAGCGTTTAAAGCCGATAACATTTTGTGCCTTCCAGACTTCAAGCACTGGCATACCTGCGATTGGACTTCCTGGATCTTCCATCGCTGCTGGGTTAACCGTATCGTTAGCGCCAATCACTAGCACCACATCAGTGTCGTTAAAGTCATCGTTGATCTCGTCCATCTCTAGCACGATATCATAAGGCACTTTGGCTTCGGCAAGCAGTACGTTCATGTGGCCCGGTAAGCGTCCTGCAACAGGATGAATACCAAAGCGCACTTTGACCCCGCGTTCGCGCAGTTTCTGGGTGATCTCTGCAACCGGATATTGTGCCTGAGCAACGGCCATACCATAGCCTGGAGTGATAATAACCGAAGTTGCATTTTTCAACATATCAGCCACATCTTCGGCATTGGTTTCGCGGTATTCGCCCATCTCTTCATCGGCTGTAGAAGCAACGCCATCGCTACCAAAACCACCCGCAATAACAGAGATGAACGAGCGGTTCATCGCTTTACACATGATGTAAGAGAGGATCGCACCAGAAGAGCCAACGAGCGCGCCAACTACGATCAATAGATCGTTTGATAGCATGAAACCTGCTGCCGCCGCTGCCCAACCTGAATAGGAGTTGAGCATTGAAACAACCACTGGCATATCTGCACCACCGATCGACGCCACTAAGTGCCAGCCAAAGGCGAAGGCAATCAGTGTCATCAGTAGTAGCGCCGGCATAGTGCCGCCAGTGTTTACGAAGTACACCATCAAGGCGAATGATACCAATACCGCTAGCAGATTAAGCTTATGGCGATGGGGTAGCATCATAGGTTTCGATGAGATAATGCCGCGCAGTTTACCGAAGGCAACAATCGAACCGGTGAAGGTGACTGCACCGATAAAGATCCCGAGGAACACTTCAACCAAGTGAATATTAAGCATTGCACCGGTTAAATGTACCTTATCGGCGGCGTTGGCTGCATCTCTGTAGGCTTCCTTGACGGCAGCTAATGTGCTGTCAAGATCGCTACCAACGGCCACGACGACTTCATTTACCGCTTGTGGATGTAGGTCAATAAAGCTATTAAAACCGACGAGCACCGCTGCCAAGCCCACAAAACTGTGAAGCACGGCAACTAACTCTGGCATTTCAGTCATTTCGACTTTTAATGCTAAGCGCACACCGATCACGCCACCAATGACCATAGCAAGGATTATCCATTGCACACCATTGGTGTCTGGGTTGAGTATGGTTGCGCCGAGGGCGATAGCCATACCTATGATTCCGAATAAGTTGCCATGTTTGGCCGTTTCTTGCTTCGACAATCCTGCGAGACTGAAGATGAAGAGTATGGCTGCAACTATATATGCTGCTGTTACCAGTCCTTGAGACACGTTAAACCCCCTTAATCCTTACGGAACATCTTCAGCATGCGCTGAGTGACGGTAAAGCCGCCAAAGATGTTAATACTGGCAATAAGCACAGCGATAAAAGCCAGAACAGTGACTAAGGTCGAGCCTTGGCCGATCTGTAGTAAGGCGCCGACAACGATGATGCCTGAAATGGCGTTAGTCACTGACATCAGTGGTGTATGTAGTGAATGGGATACGTTCCATACCACGTAGTAACCCACCACACAGGCCAGTACGAATACCGTAAAGTGTGACAAGAACTCTGGAGGTGCGACAGAGGCTACAGCGCCAAAGCCAACCACGCCTAACGCAGCTAAGATGTACTTGAGTTTTGAAGGCTGTTTCACTTCAGCGGTTTTGGCTTCGGCTTTCGCGGCAGGCTTTTGCGGCGCAGCAGAAACTGAAATCGCTGGTGGCGGGAAGGTAATTTCACCCTCTTTAGTCACAGTCATATTACGCATGACAACATCATCAAAGTTGAGTACGGCATTACCGTCTTTTTCTTTGCACATTAACTTCATCAAGTTAACGAGGTTGGTACCATACAGTTGTGATGACTGAGCGGGTAGGCGCCCGGGTAAATCCGTGTAACCAATCACTTTCACGCCATTGTCAGTGACAATCAACTCACCGGATTGGGTGTATTCACAGTTACCGCCAGTGGCCGCGGCGAGGTCCACAATCACGGAACCTGGCTTCATGCTATCGACCATCTCTTTGGTGATGAGCTTTGGCGCGGGGCGACCGGGAATTAATGCGGTGGTGATGATGATGTCGACCTCTTTTGCCTGTTCGGCAAATAGGGCCATCTCTGCGGCAATAAATTCATCCGACATGGTTTTAGCGTAGCCATCAGATGAACCACCCTCTTCGTCACCGAAGTCGAGTTTTAAGAACTCTCCGCCCATAGATTCGATCTGCTCAGCCACTTCTAAGCGAGTATCAAATGCACGCACAATAGCGCCTAAAGAGCCAGCAGCACCAATGGCTGCAAGACCAGCAACACCTGCACCAATGACTAACACTTTGGCTGGTGGCACTTTACCTGCAGCGGTAATCTGTCCGGTAAAGAAGCGGCCAAACTGATGCGCGGCTTCAACGACAGCGCGATAACCACCGATATTGGCCATGGATGACAAGGCATCGAGCGATTGAGCGCGTGAAATACGCGGAACCATGTCCATTGCCATCACAGTGACATTGCGCTGGGATAGTTTTTCTACTAATTCAGGGTTTTGAGCGGGCCAAATAAAGCTAACAAGCGTTGTGCCTGCTTTTAGCAGCTCAATTTCGGCGTCCGTTGGTGCGTTAACTTTAAAAATAAAGTCAGCGTCCCATACTTTATCGACGACACTCGCTCCGGCAGCTTCAAAGGCTGAATCATCGAAACTAGATAGCTGGCCAGCACCAGCTTCAATTGCAACTTCAAAGCCGAGCTTTTTAAGTTGCTCTACGGTCGCCGGGGTCGCTGCGACCCGGGTTTCTCCATTGAGACTCTCTCTCGGTATTCCAATCTGCATGACTATTCCCTGATAGTTAATGAATAATAGCCTGATCTATTTTCTGCGGTGTAACGCAGTTAAATACGCTATCGGTTTATGTTTCGATAATAACTTCTATCTTTCTAAGGTGTTTGATTGAAGCGTTGAGCTATCACCCACACCATTGTTGTTTTCATGTGGACCAACACATGAGAACCCATTCAATTTAACTTGGATTGCTTTTTTTAGGCAAAACAAACAGAAAAATTATCGTGTTTTAGGGCTAAATCCATTTAGCTTAAAGCTCAGAGCAGGGCTTAGTATCAATAAGCCGTAAGCCCAAATGGATAATAAGTTTGGACTCTATTCCCATTCGGGTGACATTGCTTTTATGTCGATGCTCAGTTGTACAAGTTTAAACCATTGTAAATAGGAGAAAATTGACTTGTAGCATCGGCCATTCATTGTGGCAATTGTGTGGTCAGACACAAGTGCATATTTCTCATAGTGACCATTTCTTAACTGGTCGGAGCAAAAACTTTTAACCCGTCCACACTTTTGTAGCTTAATTCTTGTACTTTGTATATTCCAAAATCGAATTAAAAATTAGATTTTATTCTTTTTTGCTTTTTGAATATAGGATTAAGCTGAGTGAATTACACTGATAAAGGGCCGTCTTCCATGTTGTTAAAAGAGCTTTCATCGTTGGCTTCTCCATTGTCCCAAGGACAGGTGGATAAGCTTAAGCAACTCACTTCTGAACTGAATGCCGTGCAGCTGGCATGGATGGGCGGTTATCTTTCTGCCACCGCAGAGTTTGGCATCAATGCGGGAAGCGCCGAAAGTACGCCAGAGCAAACCATTACCATTTTATATGGCAGCCAAACGGGCAATGGTCGTGGGGTGGCCAGCGTACTGGCTGAAAAAGCTCAGGCTCAAGGCTATGCGGTTAATTTGGTCTCAATGGCCGACTATAAAGTGCGTCAGCTTAAGCAAGAAACTCTATTATTGGCAGTTGTCAGCACTCATGGTGAAGGTGAGGCGCCCGATGATGCAATCGAGTTGCATAAGTTTTTAGCGTCCAAGCGTGCCCCGCGTTTAGAGCAGCTTAATTATTCAGTGTTAGCGTTGGGAGACTCTAGCTACGAGTTCTTCTGTCAAACGGGTAAAGATTTCGACCAGCGTTTATCGGCATTAGGTGCAACATCTATCGTGCCGCTTGTCGAGTGTGATGTTGACTATGAAGCTGCTGCGAGCACGTGGCAGCAGCAGGTATTAGAAGCGGTTAAGCCTTTAGTCACGGCCTCTAGTGCGAGTGTGGTATCCATAGGTAGCAATGTAGCCACTTCGGCTTATACCAAACAGAAACCTTATTCTGCTGAGTTGGTGGCGAGTCAAAAACTCACAGGTCGAGACTCAGATAGAGATGTGCGCCACGTCGAGATAGACCTTGGTGACTCAGGGCTTAACTACCAAGTCGGTGATGCGCTGGGGGTATGGTTTAGTAACTCAGACACATTGGTCAATGAGATTTTGACTGGCTTGTCACTCGATGGTGAAGCTGAAGTGACCATTGGTGATGAAAGCCTGTCACTATTCGATGCGCTAAAAGATAAACGTGAATTGACTCAGCTTTATCCGGGGTTGGTGCAAAACTGGGCACAACTTAGTGGCAGTGAATCTTTGCAGACGTTAAGTGAAGATAGAGAACAAACCCGCCAGTTTGTGCTTAATCATCAGTTGGCCGATCTGGTCGCTGACTATCCAGTGGATATTACACCATTTCAATTAGTTGAGCTGTTACGCCCAATTACGCCACGCTTGTATTCGATTGCCTCGAGTCAAGCGGAAGTTGAAGCTGAAGTACATTTAACTGTGGCTTTAGTTGAAGATGAGCGTGATGGCGTCAAGCGTTATGGCGGTGCATCTCTGTTCCTTGCTAGCGCAGAAGAGGGGCGCGAGGTGAAGGTTTATGTCGAGCCTAACAACCATTTTCGTCTACCCGAAAATCCTGAAACTCCTGTGATCATGATAGGTCCTGGTACTGGTGTGGCGCCGTTTAGGGCCTTTATGCAGGAGCGCAGTCAGCAAGGGGCGAGCGGTGAGAGCTGGTTGTTCTTTGGTAACCCTCACTTCGAGCAAGACTTTCTCTATCAGACCGAGTGGCAGCAGTATCTCAAAGACGGTACTTTGACTCGTTTAGACTCAGCATTTTCGCGCGATCAGGCCCATAAAATCTATGTGCAGCACCGTATCGCCGAGCGCGGTGAAGTTTTATGGCAATGGTTAGAAAATGGCGCGCATCTCTATATCTGTGGTGATGCTGAACGTATGGCAAAAGATGTCCATCAAGCCTTGGTCGATGTAGTGAAGCAATACGGCGGTAAAGATGACGAGCAGGCGGCAGAGTATTTAGAAACATTGCGTAGCGAAAAGCGTTATCAAAAAGATGTCTATTAACCCTAGGTCTTGATACCCGTAAATTTGACTAAAAAGATTAATGAGCAGTAATAACAAGACTGCTCGAAAAGGATAAGGCAGTAGCCATGAGCGAACAAAAATTATCAGTAAACGAGTACCTAAAGACTGACAGCAATTATCTACGTGGCACTATCGAAGAGGGGCTAGATACCTCTCTCACAGGGTCTTTTAGTGAAGGTGATCAGCAGCTTATTAAGTTTCATGGTTTCTATCAGCAAGATGACCGTGATCTGCGTAACGAGCGTAAAGAGCAGAAGTTAGAGCCTTTATATAGCTTTATGCTACGTGCTCGCGTGGCTGGTGGTGTGTGTACACCTAAGCAGTGGTTAGGCGTCGATAAGATAGCGTCGACATTGACCAGCTCAAATAGTATTCGTTTAACGACGCGCCAGACGTTCCAGTATCACGGTATTCCTAAGCGCAACTTGAAGACGCTTATTCAAGATCTCGATAAAGAGGCTCTCGATTCTATTGCCGCCTGTGGTGATGTGAACCGTAACGTGATGTGTAACCCTAATCCAGTGGAGTCTAAGCTGCATCAACAGGCTTACTATTGGGCGAAGAAGCTATCGGATAACTACTTACCGCGCACAAAAGCCTATGCCGAAATTTGGTTAGGTGATGACAAGGTTGCGGTGAGCGAAGGGGATGAGGTTGAGCCTGTATATGGTAAAACTTATCTGCCGCGTAAGTTTAAGATGGCCGTTGCAGTGCCGCCAGATAATGATGTCGATGTGTACACCAATGATCTCGGCTTTGTTGCTGTTGCCGAAGAGGGCGAGCTGGTTGGCTTTAACTTAGTCGCGGGTGGCGGCATGGGTTCAACCCATGGTGAAGTGGCTACCTTCCCGCGTCTTGGCGATGACTTTGGTTTTATAAAAGCCGAAGATTGCCTAAAATTTGCCGAAGCGGTCCTTAAAGTACAGCGTGATTGGGGTAACCGCTCCGATCGTAAGCAGTCACGTTTGAAGTACACCATAGTTAAACATGGTTTTGAGGCATTTAAGGCTGAAGTTGAGCTGCGAGCAGGTATTAAGTTTCAGCCAAAGCGAGATGTAGTGATCGGTGATCGCGGCGATCGTTATGGTTGGATCAAAGGGGTCGATGACCAGTGGCATTTAACTTTGTTCATCGAAGGTGGCCGCATTAAAGACCTTCCAGGTCAGCCATTGCAGACGGGATTACGTGAGATCGCATTAGTGCATAAAGGCGATTTTCGCATGACCTCAAACCAGAATATTATCATCGCTGGCGTTGCTGAAGCTGATAAGGCCCAAATTGAAGCTATTGCCCGCAGTCATGGCTTGATGGGCAAGTTGATCACTGAAACCCGCGGTCATTCTATCGCGTGTGTGGCATTGCCAACATGTGCCTTAGCGATGGCGGAAGCTGAGCGTTATTTTCCTGATTTCTTGACTAAGGTTGAAGCGCTGCAAGAGAAACATGGTTTTCTCGATCAAGGCATAGTGATCCGCATGACAGGTTGCCCTAATGGTTGTGCTCGACCATTTGCTGCCGAAATCGGCTTAGTGGGTAAGGCCCCTGGACGTTACAATCTTTATCTTGGTGCTAGCTTTGAAGGTACGCGCTTGAATAAGCTTTACCGTGAGAATATTCAAGAAGCTGAGATTCTATCTGAGTTAGATGTGCTATTTGCTCGCTACGTGAGTGAGCGTGAAGCTGGCGAAACTTTTGGTAACTTCACTGTGCGCGTTGGCGTAGTGAAGGCGGTTTTAGATGCCGCTAAGGACTTTCATGGATAAATCCGTGATCTCTGCCGATGCACTTTTGGCACTACTCAATGCGCCAAAAGTCGAGCAGCAAGCCGAGCTGGTTAGGGTAAATGCTTATCTGGAAACCTTAAGCGCTGCCCAGCGAGTGGTTTGGGGGCTGGCTTATTTACCGGGCAACCATGCACTCTCATCGAGCTTTGGGATCCAAGCTGCGGTGATGTTGCATCTGGTGAGTCAGATCCAAAGCGATATTCCGGTGATCTTAACCGATACTGGCTATCTGTTTAGCGAAACCTATCAATTCATCGATGAATTGACCGAGCGTTTAGGCCTTAACCTCAAGGTGTATCGCGCACCTATGAGTGCCGCTTGGCAAGAGGCTAAATTTGGTCGCCTTTGGGAACAAGGGCTCGATGGTCTCGAGCAGTATAACCGGCTCAACAAGGTGATCCCTATGCAGAATGCGCTGCAAGATCTTAATGTGGGAACCTGGTTCGCTGGCCTTAGACGGTCACAATCTAGCACTCGTGAAGCGCTTCCTGTGTT encodes the following:
- the hldE gene encoding bifunctional D-glycero-beta-D-manno-heptose-7-phosphate kinase/D-glycero-beta-D-manno-heptose 1-phosphate adenylyltransferase HldE; this translates as MKISLPAFEKAKVLVVGDVMLDRYWTGATGRISPEAPVPVVRVNQVEDRPGGAANVALNIAALGGQVHLAGIVGEDETADALTQGVKTLGVEPKWHRVADKPTITKLRVMSRNQQLLRLDFEEPYAASHSQALLKQAESELENVAVVVLSDYAKGAIDNPQAFIALARAKGVKVLVDPKGSDFSRYRGASLLTPNMAEFEQVAGSVTSEADLVEKAQALLAEYDLDAMLVTRSEKGMTLISRLAPELHIPTVAREVYDVTGAGDTVISALATALAAGSDLPQACAIGNTAAGIVVGKLGTSTVSRIELIAALNLSHGETGFGVLSEEQLVYALEEAKLRGERVVMTNGCFDILHAGHVSYLQQAKALGERLIVAVNDDNSVKRLKGDGRPVNTLNRRMAVLAGLASVDWVVSFSEDTPQRIIAKLLPNMLVKGGDYKVEDIAGGKEVIEAGGSVEVLGFEDGVSTTAIIENIMAKQ
- the pntB gene encoding Re/Si-specific NAD(P)(+) transhydrogenase subunit beta; this translates as MSQGLVTAAYIVAAILFIFSLAGLSKQETAKHGNLFGIIGMAIALGATILNPDTNGVQWIILAMVIGGVIGVRLALKVEMTEMPELVAVLHSFVGLAAVLVGFNSFIDLHPQAVNEVVVAVGSDLDSTLAAVKEAYRDAANAADKVHLTGAMLNIHLVEVFLGIFIGAVTFTGSIVAFGKLRGIISSKPMMLPHRHKLNLLAVLVSFALMVYFVNTGGTMPALLLMTLIAFAFGWHLVASIGGADMPVVVSMLNSYSGWAAAAAGFMLSNDLLIVVGALVGSSGAILSYIMCKAMNRSFISVIAGGFGSDGVASTADEEMGEYRETNAEDVADMLKNATSVIITPGYGMAVAQAQYPVAEITQKLRERGVKVRFGIHPVAGRLPGHMNVLLAEAKVPYDIVLEMDEINDDFNDTDVVLVIGANDTVNPAAMEDPGSPIAGMPVLEVWKAQNVIGFKRSMNTGYAGVQNPLFFKDNTQMLFGDAKASVEAILKAL
- a CDS encoding Re/Si-specific NAD(P)(+) transhydrogenase subunit alpha, whose product is MQIGIPRESLNGETRVAATPATVEQLKKLGFEVAIEAGAGQLSSFDDSAFEAAGASVVDKVWDADFIFKVNAPTDAEIELLKAGTTLVSFIWPAQNPELVEKLSQRNVTVMAMDMVPRISRAQSLDALSSMANIGGYRAVVEAAHQFGRFFTGQITAAGKVPPAKVLVIGAGVAGLAAIGAAGSLGAIVRAFDTRLEVAEQIESMGGEFLKLDFGDEEGGSSDGYAKTMSDEFIAAEMALFAEQAKEVDIIITTALIPGRPAPKLITKEMVDSMKPGSVIVDLAAATGGNCEYTQSGELIVTDNGVKVIGYTDLPGRLPAQSSQLYGTNLVNLMKLMCKEKDGNAVLNFDDVVMRNMTVTKEGEITFPPPAISVSAAPQKPAAKAEAKTAEVKQPSKLKYILAALGVVGFGAVASVAPPEFLSHFTVFVLACVVGYYVVWNVSHSLHTPLMSVTNAISGIIVVGALLQIGQGSTLVTVLAFIAVLIASINIFGGFTVTQRMLKMFRKD
- a CDS encoding assimilatory sulfite reductase (NADPH) flavoprotein subunit, whose amino-acid sequence is MLLKELSSLASPLSQGQVDKLKQLTSELNAVQLAWMGGYLSATAEFGINAGSAESTPEQTITILYGSQTGNGRGVASVLAEKAQAQGYAVNLVSMADYKVRQLKQETLLLAVVSTHGEGEAPDDAIELHKFLASKRAPRLEQLNYSVLALGDSSYEFFCQTGKDFDQRLSALGATSIVPLVECDVDYEAAASTWQQQVLEAVKPLVTASSASVVSIGSNVATSAYTKQKPYSAELVASQKLTGRDSDRDVRHVEIDLGDSGLNYQVGDALGVWFSNSDTLVNEILTGLSLDGEAEVTIGDESLSLFDALKDKRELTQLYPGLVQNWAQLSGSESLQTLSEDREQTRQFVLNHQLADLVADYPVDITPFQLVELLRPITPRLYSIASSQAEVEAEVHLTVALVEDERDGVKRYGGASLFLASAEEGREVKVYVEPNNHFRLPENPETPVIMIGPGTGVAPFRAFMQERSQQGASGESWLFFGNPHFEQDFLYQTEWQQYLKDGTLTRLDSAFSRDQAHKIYVQHRIAERGEVLWQWLENGAHLYICGDAERMAKDVHQALVDVVKQYGGKDDEQAAEYLETLRSEKRYQKDVY
- the cysI gene encoding assimilatory sulfite reductase (NADPH) hemoprotein subunit, with protein sequence MLEKDKAVAMSEQKLSVNEYLKTDSNYLRGTIEEGLDTSLTGSFSEGDQQLIKFHGFYQQDDRDLRNERKEQKLEPLYSFMLRARVAGGVCTPKQWLGVDKIASTLTSSNSIRLTTRQTFQYHGIPKRNLKTLIQDLDKEALDSIAACGDVNRNVMCNPNPVESKLHQQAYYWAKKLSDNYLPRTKAYAEIWLGDDKVAVSEGDEVEPVYGKTYLPRKFKMAVAVPPDNDVDVYTNDLGFVAVAEEGELVGFNLVAGGGMGSTHGEVATFPRLGDDFGFIKAEDCLKFAEAVLKVQRDWGNRSDRKQSRLKYTIVKHGFEAFKAEVELRAGIKFQPKRDVVIGDRGDRYGWIKGVDDQWHLTLFIEGGRIKDLPGQPLQTGLREIALVHKGDFRMTSNQNIIIAGVAEADKAQIEAIARSHGLMGKLITETRGHSIACVALPTCALAMAEAERYFPDFLTKVEALQEKHGFLDQGIVIRMTGCPNGCARPFAAEIGLVGKAPGRYNLYLGASFEGTRLNKLYRENIQEAEILSELDVLFARYVSEREAGETFGNFTVRVGVVKAVLDAAKDFHG
- a CDS encoding phosphoadenylyl-sulfate reductase — its product is MDKSVISADALLALLNAPKVEQQAELVRVNAYLETLSAAQRVVWGLAYLPGNHALSSSFGIQAAVMLHLVSQIQSDIPVILTDTGYLFSETYQFIDELTERLGLNLKVYRAPMSAAWQEAKFGRLWEQGLDGLEQYNRLNKVIPMQNALQDLNVGTWFAGLRRSQSSTREALPVLAIHGNRYKLLPILEWSNKDVHEYLTTHQLPYHPLWEKGYVSVGDTHSSKPLELGMTEEETRFNGLKRECGLHYEI